CCGCCAGCAATTATGTCCATGCTGATCGTATACTGTCTGCGAAATGTACAGTTCTCCACAGCACCCTTTGGAATTCCAGAAGCCATTGGTATTATTGCAGTAGCTGCCTTGCATTTGTGGAAAAGAAATAACCTAATCAGCATCCTCGGTGGAACTTTAGTATATATGGTGAGCATCCAATTTATATTTGCATAAGTGTTGGGTGCAATCCTGCTGATTTCATGTATTTAGGGCAAAAATTGAGAATTAAAATTTGCATAAAAAATATCCCCCTAGCAATAATAAGATAAAAGGATAGGAGGAGCTGCTATGGAAGATAAAAATAAGCTAAATGAGCTAGGCGAAATGCCCTTAGCCAATGTGAGCAATCAAGAATTAAAGCAAATAAAAGAGCTGGAGCAATCATTCGGAGATAAATACTATCTCATTGCTTTAGATAAAGATCATAAATAGAATATCGGATCAATAGTAAGATGGAGTTAATCAAATATAAGATTAACTCCATTTTTATATTTAAAGGGAGCTTTCAATCGGTTGCTTAAAAGACCTATGAAATACTGGATGTAAATATAAGATTCTATATAGAGCCTTTGTTATTTATATACAATGACTGCTTACGATTTACATCTATATAGGGTTTATGTTATAATGTTGACAAATAATTAGTTTTAATAATATTTGGGAGGTTTTACATATGAATAATAGGAATAAGTTAGTTTTAGTTATTTCAATTCTCTTAGTGTTTACTATGCTGGGTACAGTAGGTGCCTTTGCAGAAAACTTTACTGAGCTTACTGGAGTAAAGCTTATTGAAGATGGTAAGGTTTCAAGTGAAGTATTATCAGGAAGTACAGATATCCCTTTAGACGCTACTTTCAAGCTTAATTTTTCAAATGGAATATATAGAGTTTTCAATGAAAATGAAAATAAAATAGAACTTTATAATGTAGACAATAACAATGAGAAGATCGATATTGAGCTGCAAATTGTTAAGTCAGATGCATATGGAGACTTGGTGAATAAAGAGGATAATAAACAAAACAAAGACGATAAAAACCAAGGCAATAAAAATAAAGGGAATAAAGAAGACAAAAACAAAGAGGGACAAAACTTAGAGGCTGAAGGCTTAGAAAAAAGCCAAAGCATAGCGTTGAGGCCTGTAGAAGCATTACAAGAAGGTACAAAGTACCAAATTGTTGTACATAAGGACTTTAAAGCGAATAATGGCGCCACATTAAAGGAGGACATTCATATAGGGTTTACAACCATGTCTTTAGATAAAGTGGTTGAAGTACCATTTATAGATATAGCAGATAGCAGTGAAAAAGAAGCGATTGAATCTATGTTCAAAAGAGGATATATCCATGGGAAGAGTGAAACTCATTTTGCGCCTAACGAGAATATAACAAGAGCTGAAATAGCTACGATAATGTGCAGAATTTTAGAGCTAAATGAGAAAGAAGATATATCTGAGTATAAAGATATAAAGGCGGATGAGTGGTACAGTGAATATATAGCAAAAGCTCTGAAGGCAGAAATAATTGAAGCCAAAGATAACATGGTAAGACCGAATGATAATATTACTAAAGAAGAATTTAAGGCAATTGCGTATAATGGCTATAAGCATATGGGAAAGGACATAGACAATACGCTAGATTTTGAAACTAAAGAAAATGTAACGAGAGCAGAAGCTACTGCTATATTAAATAATCTAGTAAATACGATAAAAAAATAATGGACTTTTAAGTCCATTATTTTTTAAGAAGAAGGGTGTTCGCTATATGAATAAAGTTTTAAAAAATAACAACGTAGGAATATTATTTTTATTAGTATTAAGTATGTGTTTGAGTCCTGTTAGTGTGATGGCCTCTGGAGCAGGAGATGGATCAGGTGGAGGGCATAATGAGCCTTTGACGATGGAATCTTCTAGTATAAAAGATGGCGAAGAAAATATAGCATTACAGCCAGAAATAAAGTTAGTTTTCAGTAAAAATGTTGTTAATATAAAGGTTAAAGATCATAACAGGAAAAGTATTTCTTTAGTTACATCTCAGGGAGATATTGTACCAGTTGAAGTTATTATGGAAGATGATCAAATTAGACCGGATAAACGTAGAGAAGTAGTCATTAAACCAAAGAAACGT
Above is a genomic segment from Alkaliphilus oremlandii OhILAs containing:
- a CDS encoding S-layer homology domain-containing protein; protein product: MNNRNKLVLVISILLVFTMLGTVGAFAENFTELTGVKLIEDGKVSSEVLSGSTDIPLDATFKLNFSNGIYRVFNENENKIELYNVDNNNEKIDIELQIVKSDAYGDLVNKEDNKQNKDDKNQGNKNKGNKEDKNKEGQNLEAEGLEKSQSIALRPVEALQEGTKYQIVVHKDFKANNGATLKEDIHIGFTTMSLDKVVEVPFIDIADSSEKEAIESMFKRGYIHGKSETHFAPNENITRAEIATIMCRILELNEKEDISEYKDIKADEWYSEYIAKALKAEIIEAKDNMVRPNDNITKEEFKAIAYNGYKHMGKDIDNTLDFETKENVTRAEATAILNNLVNTIKK
- a CDS encoding branched-chain amino acid transporter permease, whose product is MNLNNHYILSAIFVSAVITFMIRVIPFILFGKGKTTPLYVTYIGKYLPPAIMSMLIVYCLRNVQFSTAPFGIPEAIGIIAVAALHLWKRNNLISILGGTLVYMVSIQFIFA